A region of Kribbella sp. NBC_01245 DNA encodes the following proteins:
- a CDS encoding DUF222 domain-containing protein — protein sequence MDNGNGGFSVCIIASMFDIGVDELDVDQTLDRAAASRARIAADEAESLLLALHYTDLNATVAPPPGGEIVPGVERLRVYGGEGCPPIAEFCAQEFGWRLGMSHGAAAAYLGEALALRHRFPKILAQVLAGNAEAWRARSIARTCLSLSLAAAGIVDAKIHAIINTVTPSRLKVFVKAAKMQADPAKAQADADLYARQRGVWLGQSNDHGTKSVIARTATGDAIRFDAAVDELAEIMAQEGEPGSHQQLRAKAVGLLADPAVALELREHGRRKARKNATPDAAAHHSNDDGEYGEYGEGGSGGESDAYGTDRDDGEGGECGECGEGDSGGEGDAYGTESDSAVDVPLDQLLAGLKARNPNRTRAPHPFYVRISQEALASGDGVAWVEGIGPLLVSQLKELIGHEAVVLKPVIDLREHRSADDYVVPQRIREWVKLRYPTPMEPWSTGETTFSTDLDHVVPYDKNGPPGQTSTRNLLPVTRTPHRAKTHGGLRNALLPDGSVEWTTPRGARYLVDDNGTRYLGQVNLTTGELTPPPRHRGAAPADMNTSKTAGKAAVGMSGKKAGKNCPSRTGLGAGELPDDIA from the coding sequence GTGGATAACGGGAATGGCGGCTTCTCGGTCTGTATAATCGCTAGTATGTTCGATATCGGTGTTGATGAGCTCGACGTGGACCAGACCCTGGACCGCGCCGCCGCCTCGCGCGCCCGCATCGCGGCCGATGAGGCCGAGTCGCTGCTGCTCGCCCTGCACTACACCGACCTCAACGCCACCGTCGCCCCCCCACCCGGCGGCGAGATCGTGCCGGGAGTGGAACGGCTGCGCGTGTACGGCGGTGAGGGCTGCCCGCCGATCGCCGAATTCTGCGCCCAGGAATTCGGCTGGCGCCTCGGCATGTCCCACGGCGCCGCGGCCGCCTACCTCGGCGAAGCCCTCGCACTGCGCCACCGGTTCCCGAAAATCCTCGCCCAGGTCCTGGCCGGCAACGCCGAAGCCTGGCGGGCCCGCTCGATCGCCCGCACCTGCCTATCCCTGTCCCTGGCCGCGGCCGGCATCGTGGACGCCAAGATCCACGCCATCATCAACACCGTCACCCCGTCACGGCTGAAGGTGTTCGTGAAGGCGGCCAAAATGCAGGCCGACCCCGCCAAAGCCCAAGCCGACGCCGACCTCTACGCCCGCCAACGCGGCGTGTGGCTGGGCCAATCCAACGACCACGGCACCAAATCCGTCATCGCCCGCACCGCGACCGGCGACGCCATCCGTTTCGATGCCGCCGTCGACGAACTCGCCGAGATCATGGCCCAGGAGGGCGAGCCCGGCTCCCACCAGCAACTCCGCGCCAAGGCCGTTGGCCTGCTGGCCGACCCGGCCGTGGCCCTGGAGCTGCGCGAACACGGCCGCCGCAAAGCCCGCAAGAACGCCACCCCGGACGCCGCAGCCCACCACAGCAACGACGACGGCGAGTACGGCGAGTACGGCGAGGGCGGCAGCGGCGGGGAGAGCGACGCGTACGGCACCGACCGCGACGACGGCGAGGGCGGCGAATGCGGCGAATGCGGCGAGGGGGACAGCGGCGGCGAGGGCGACGCGTACGGCACCGAAAGCGACAGTGCCGTGGATGTGCCGTTGGATCAGCTCCTCGCCGGCCTCAAGGCCCGCAACCCCAACCGCACCCGGGCACCACATCCGTTCTACGTGCGAATCTCGCAGGAGGCACTGGCCAGCGGTGACGGTGTCGCGTGGGTCGAGGGCATCGGCCCGCTGCTGGTGTCGCAACTGAAAGAACTCATCGGCCACGAAGCCGTGGTCCTCAAGCCAGTCATCGACCTGCGCGAACACCGTAGTGCTGACGACTACGTGGTGCCGCAGCGGATCAGGGAATGGGTGAAGCTGCGCTACCCGACGCCGATGGAGCCGTGGTCCACTGGCGAAACCACCTTTTCCACCGACCTTGACCACGTCGTGCCCTACGACAAGAACGGTCCACCGGGACAAACCAGTACCCGGAACCTGTTGCCGGTGACACGCACGCCCCACCGGGCCAAAACCCACGGTGGCCTGCGTAATGCCCTGCTGCCTGACGGCAGCGTCGAATGGACCACCCCGCGTGGAGCCCGGTACCTGGTCGACGACAACGGCACCCGCTACCTCGGCCAGGTCAACCTCACCACTGGCGAACTCACGCCACCACCACGGCACAGAGGAGCAGCGCCGGCTGACATGAACACCAGCAAGACCGCGGGGAAGGCGGCTGTCGGGATGTCTGGGAAGAAGGCTGGCAAGAACTGTCCGAGCCGGACTGGGCTTGGAGCAGGGGAGTTGCCCGATGACATTGCCTGA
- a CDS encoding protein kinase domain-containing protein — protein MEEFAGFSVRRTLGAGSIGTVQLVRDHATGRFVVVKRVPVERVPSEHAFRQRLAPGFSHPHVARQLDVRRTEHEWFVLTEYYPAGSLADLLARRGRLAVAELVTLLVPIAQALAAAHQIGLHHCHLGAGDILFTADGRPILTDLGLHSYEGSGAEADLNALRDLALLAGGSPTTFTPALFTDAPSLAGCLLALSEPAPIDLAFEAPTASDVQPAWGREVRPIGGLAKSRAAGVPQARRRKPKVGRRLPALPRPDARVVLLGLAALFATALLITGVLLIGHSGGSSAAAEAPATSPPLAQPPSPGAAPSFSNTPARTTTGPPVARGGGARTVADWLAMLRALDRQRAISFATLDFSALDAIYVRGSRPWLADRSMLAAYRRSGLTVQGLSMKIEGVAIERQAATTAVLRVIDHLAGGVLKDTAGHRTLLPTGQPTTRLITLTQQGTQWRINNITTV, from the coding sequence ATGGAGGAATTCGCTGGATTCTCAGTACGGCGGACGCTCGGCGCGGGTTCGATCGGCACGGTGCAACTGGTGCGCGATCACGCGACCGGCCGCTTCGTCGTGGTCAAACGCGTCCCGGTCGAGCGCGTGCCGTCGGAGCATGCCTTCCGGCAGCGGCTCGCGCCCGGCTTCTCCCATCCGCATGTCGCGCGCCAGTTGGACGTACGGCGTACCGAGCACGAGTGGTTCGTCCTGACTGAGTACTACCCGGCCGGCAGCCTCGCCGATCTGCTCGCCCGTCGCGGCCGCCTCGCCGTCGCCGAGCTGGTCACTCTCCTCGTGCCCATCGCCCAAGCCCTGGCCGCCGCCCACCAAATCGGCCTCCACCACTGCCACCTCGGCGCCGGCGACATTCTATTCACCGCCGACGGCCGCCCAATCCTTACCGACCTCGGCCTCCACTCCTACGAGGGCAGTGGTGCCGAGGCGGACCTGAACGCCTTGCGTGACTTGGCCCTCCTCGCGGGCGGCTCACCCACGACCTTCACCCCAGCCCTATTCACCGACGCCCCCAGCCTCGCTGGGTGTTTGCTGGCCTTGTCCGAACCAGCGCCCATCGACCTCGCCTTCGAAGCGCCCACAGCATCGGATGTACAGCCCGCCTGGGGAAGGGAAGTGCGGCCCATCGGTGGGCTTGCGAAGTCGCGAGCGGCGGGCGTCCCGCAAGCCCGAAGGCGGAAACCGAAGGTGGGACGGCGGCTACCCGCCTTGCCGCGGCCGGACGCCCGAGTGGTCCTGCTCGGGCTCGCGGCGCTTTTCGCGACAGCACTCCTGATCACCGGTGTGCTGCTCATCGGCCATAGCGGCGGCTCATCCGCGGCCGCCGAAGCCCCCGCGACATCGCCTCCTTTAGCCCAACCGCCGTCACCGGGTGCCGCTCCCTCGTTCTCCAACACACCAGCCCGTACGACGACTGGCCCGCCGGTGGCGCGGGGAGGCGGCGCGCGCACTGTCGCGGACTGGCTGGCGATGTTGCGAGCACTCGATCGCCAACGGGCGATTTCCTTTGCCACGTTGGATTTCTCGGCACTGGATGCCATCTATGTGCGGGGGAGCAGGCCGTGGCTGGCAGACCGCTCGATGCTGGCCGCCTACCGAAGAAGCGGCCTGACCGTGCAAGGCCTCTCGATGAAAATCGAGGGTGTCGCGATAGAACGCCAAGCCGCAACCACCGCAGTCCTGCGCGTCATTGACCACCTCGCCGGCGGTGTGCTGAAAGACACCGCCGGCCATCGAACACTCCTGCCAACTGGGCAACCGACCACCCGCCTCATCACCCTCACCCAGCAAGGCACGCAGTGGCGCATCAACAACATCACCACTGTCTGA
- the lipB gene encoding lipoyl(octanoyl) transferase LipB → MREIEYVLAGFGTDAVAYEQAWAEQRRLHEGVAAGTAGDTVILLEHQAVYTAGKRTEPHERPFDGTPVVDVDRGGKITWHGPGQLVGYPIVKLASHVYVVDYVRRLEEALIAVCADFGVKTGRIKGRSGVWVAADERGRDRKIAAIGIRVARGVTMHGFALNCENDLAGFNQIVPCGIPDADVTTLSAELGRQVPIAEVLDSVRRHLDEFLAWGDYQRSPDLDQPEEAPAGITYGLAVSPLP, encoded by the coding sequence GTGAGAGAGATCGAATACGTGCTGGCCGGGTTCGGGACCGACGCTGTCGCCTACGAGCAGGCCTGGGCCGAGCAGCGCCGTCTGCACGAGGGCGTCGCGGCCGGGACCGCGGGTGACACAGTGATCCTGCTCGAGCACCAGGCGGTCTATACGGCCGGCAAGCGCACCGAGCCGCACGAGCGACCCTTCGACGGGACACCGGTGGTCGACGTCGATCGTGGCGGCAAGATCACCTGGCACGGTCCGGGCCAGCTCGTCGGCTACCCGATCGTCAAGCTCGCCTCACACGTTTATGTGGTGGATTACGTCCGCAGGCTGGAGGAGGCGCTGATCGCGGTCTGCGCGGACTTCGGGGTCAAGACCGGCCGGATCAAGGGTCGTTCCGGCGTCTGGGTCGCGGCGGACGAGCGCGGCCGTGACCGCAAGATCGCCGCGATCGGCATTCGCGTCGCCCGCGGTGTGACGATGCACGGATTCGCCTTGAACTGCGAGAACGACCTGGCCGGGTTCAACCAGATCGTGCCGTGCGGCATCCCCGACGCGGACGTGACGACGTTGTCGGCCGAGCTCGGCCGACAGGTCCCGATCGCCGAGGTGCTGGATTCGGTCCGTCGCCATCTCGACGAATTCCTTGCCTGGGGCGACTATCAGCGCAGCCCCGATCTCGATCAGCCGGAGGAAGCTCCGGCAGGGATCACCTACGGCTTGGCTGTGTCGCCACTACCCTGA
- a CDS encoding LysR family transcriptional regulator has product MNVELRHLRVVVLVAEAGSVGRAARWLKVSQPSLTAQLKRIEAAFGGELFERSRTGVKPTALGRYTVDRARAILVDVDHLAATVSAMTEVQPSAVRLGGFPTAPMSGIASRLRDHCEIEQVSIEVEWATSVLLQQLESGRLDFALLREFPGFDVRLPPGVDACTIVESETAYVVMATDHPLAIASAHRGEVDLADLADEEWIGEPPDDSGFHVLFRAACEQAGFAPRVEHHSVDTSVQMGFVTSGQGVALVSPTSYRMLSPGLTTRPLAGDPIHRKLMLAWSTDSPRAAMAPDVCQMASHAYAEALAAHARLGHHPQMHVA; this is encoded by the coding sequence ATGAACGTGGAGCTGCGTCACCTCAGAGTCGTGGTGCTGGTCGCCGAGGCCGGCTCGGTCGGTCGCGCCGCCCGCTGGCTCAAGGTGAGCCAGCCGAGCCTGACCGCGCAGCTGAAGCGGATCGAGGCGGCCTTCGGCGGCGAGCTGTTCGAGCGCTCCCGCACGGGGGTCAAACCGACCGCACTGGGCCGCTACACGGTCGATCGGGCCCGCGCCATCCTCGTCGACGTGGACCACCTCGCCGCCACTGTGAGCGCGATGACCGAGGTCCAGCCCAGCGCCGTCCGGCTCGGCGGCTTCCCGACCGCGCCCATGTCGGGGATCGCCAGCCGGCTGCGCGACCACTGCGAGATCGAGCAGGTCAGCATCGAGGTCGAGTGGGCCACCTCGGTCTTGCTCCAGCAGCTCGAGTCGGGCCGGCTCGACTTCGCCTTGCTGCGGGAGTTCCCCGGTTTCGACGTACGGCTGCCGCCGGGCGTCGACGCGTGCACGATCGTCGAGTCCGAAACGGCGTACGTGGTGATGGCGACCGATCACCCGCTCGCCATCGCCAGCGCTCATCGTGGCGAGGTCGACCTGGCCGACTTGGCCGACGAGGAGTGGATCGGCGAACCACCGGACGACAGTGGCTTCCACGTGCTTTTCCGTGCGGCGTGTGAGCAGGCCGGGTTCGCGCCGCGGGTCGAGCATCACTCGGTCGATACGTCGGTCCAGATGGGCTTCGTCACCAGCGGCCAGGGCGTCGCGCTCGTCTCGCCCACGTCGTACCGCATGCTCAGCCCGGGCCTCACCACCCGGCCCCTCGCGGGCGACCCGATCCACCGCAAACTGATGCTCGCCTGGAGTACCGACTCCCCGCGCGCCGCCATGGCCCCCGACGTCTGCCAAATGGCCAGCCACGCCTACGCCGAAGCCCTGGCCGCCCACGCCCGCCTAGGCCACCACCCCCAAATGCACGTCGCCTAA
- a CDS encoding ABC transporter permease yields the protein MSTDLKAKPSLETSTGTPVGGGLRHPWQLVAEREVVTKLRDKTFVGSTVFMLVLVIASIFIPSLIAGNDSPDKIAVVNDAGASVVQRANAVNGGTAFEVRRVASPADASQLVTDGEVAAALVPTEAGYAVVGDDRIDSSLVGQLREAVSNDVMEKNAQRAGLSPAELRAGTTVEERLLNPGPLPDVVADFASIGLALIFYVTALGFGMMIAQSVVQEKESRVVEILAAAVPIRALLWGKVIGNSILALGQIVVIGAAALAGLMLTGKGELLDVIAPVAGWFVVFFVLGFVALAGLWAVAGSLATRQEDLGSTTLPGQMLLMIPFFFSAFAGPGPKEIASFIPIASSMAMPGRMLTEDVPLWQPLAAIGILLLTTMVIIRVGARLYERTLLQTGRKLGYREALKLKAG from the coding sequence ATGAGCACGGACCTGAAAGCCAAGCCTTCCTTGGAGACGTCGACTGGTACGCCGGTGGGCGGCGGGCTGCGGCACCCGTGGCAGCTGGTCGCCGAGCGGGAGGTCGTCACCAAACTGCGGGACAAGACCTTCGTCGGGTCGACCGTGTTCATGCTGGTGCTGGTGATCGCGAGCATCTTCATCCCGTCGCTGATCGCGGGCAACGACAGCCCGGACAAGATCGCCGTGGTCAACGACGCCGGCGCTTCCGTCGTACAGCGCGCCAACGCGGTCAATGGCGGCACAGCTTTCGAGGTACGACGGGTGGCCTCGCCCGCGGACGCCTCGCAACTCGTCACGGATGGCGAAGTCGCGGCCGCGCTGGTGCCGACCGAGGCCGGTTATGCCGTGGTCGGCGACGACCGGATCGACTCGAGCCTCGTCGGCCAACTGCGCGAGGCCGTCTCGAACGACGTGATGGAGAAGAACGCGCAGCGCGCAGGCCTCTCCCCGGCCGAGCTTCGGGCCGGCACCACGGTCGAGGAACGGCTGCTCAATCCGGGGCCGCTGCCGGACGTCGTCGCGGATTTCGCGAGTATCGGTCTCGCGTTGATCTTCTACGTGACCGCGCTCGGCTTCGGCATGATGATCGCGCAGAGCGTGGTGCAGGAGAAGGAGAGCCGGGTGGTCGAGATCCTGGCCGCCGCGGTGCCGATCCGAGCGCTGCTCTGGGGCAAGGTGATCGGCAACTCGATCCTCGCGCTCGGCCAGATCGTGGTGATCGGTGCGGCCGCGCTGGCAGGGTTGATGCTCACCGGCAAGGGCGAGCTGCTCGACGTGATCGCGCCGGTGGCGGGCTGGTTCGTCGTGTTCTTCGTGCTCGGGTTCGTCGCGCTGGCCGGGTTGTGGGCGGTCGCGGGTTCGCTGGCCACTCGGCAGGAGGATCTCGGTTCGACCACGTTGCCGGGGCAGATGTTGCTGATGATCCCGTTCTTCTTCTCGGCGTTCGCTGGGCCGGGGCCGAAGGAGATCGCGTCGTTCATCCCGATCGCTTCGTCGATGGCGATGCCGGGGCGGATGCTGACCGAGGACGTGCCGCTGTGGCAGCCGCTGGCCGCGATCGGGATCCTGCTGCTGACCACGATGGTGATCATCCGGGTGGGCGCCCGGCTGTACGAGCGGACGCTGCTGCAGACCGGCCGGAAGCTGGGCTATCGGGAGGCGCTCAAGCTCAAGGCGGGGTGA
- a CDS encoding ABC transporter ATP-binding protein — MLSVAGLTRRFGDHVALDDVTFDVVPGRMTGFVGANGAGKTTTMRIILGVLAPTLGEVRWHGAPLTSTGRRDFGYMPEERGLYPKMKIRDQLVFFGRLHGQTPSRALDRTNRLLDRLGLIERAEDTLETLSLGNQQRVQIAAALIHEPVALVLDEPFSGLDPLAVDSMVDLLREEVSADVPVLFSSHQLDLVERLCDDLVVLSAGKVVAAGPVSELGGPPGSTYRLVMGAGDAVPVDAGWLRDVDGVTVRDVDGGTASFDLDHPGREQDILRQAISRGPVLEFTPERVALSDIFREATR; from the coding sequence ATGCTGAGCGTTGCTGGGTTGACCCGGCGGTTCGGTGATCACGTGGCACTCGATGACGTGACCTTCGACGTGGTGCCGGGTCGGATGACCGGGTTCGTCGGAGCGAACGGCGCGGGCAAGACCACGACCATGCGGATCATCCTGGGCGTACTGGCCCCGACCCTCGGCGAGGTGCGCTGGCATGGCGCCCCGCTGACGTCGACCGGCCGGCGCGACTTCGGCTACATGCCGGAGGAGCGCGGGCTCTATCCGAAGATGAAGATCCGCGACCAGCTCGTCTTCTTCGGCCGGCTGCACGGCCAGACCCCGAGCCGGGCGCTGGACCGGACCAACCGGCTGCTCGACCGCCTCGGCCTGATCGAGCGCGCCGAGGACACGCTGGAGACGCTGTCGCTGGGCAACCAGCAGCGGGTCCAGATCGCCGCCGCGCTGATCCACGAACCGGTCGCGCTGGTGCTGGACGAACCGTTCAGCGGGCTCGACCCGCTCGCCGTCGACTCGATGGTCGACCTGCTGCGCGAAGAGGTCTCGGCCGACGTGCCGGTGCTGTTCTCGAGTCACCAGCTCGACCTGGTCGAACGCCTCTGTGACGACCTGGTCGTACTCTCCGCGGGCAAGGTCGTCGCGGCCGGGCCGGTCTCCGAGCTCGGCGGCCCGCCCGGGTCGACGTACCGCTTGGTGATGGGCGCCGGGGACGCCGTACCTGTCGATGCGGGTTGGCTGCGCGATGTGGACGGCGTGACCGTGCGCGATGTGGACGGCGGTACGGCGTCGTTCGACCTGGATCATCCCGGGCGTGAGCAGGACATCCTGCGGCAGGCGATCAGCCGCGGCCCGGTGCTGGAGTTCACACCGGAGCGCGTGGCCCTCAGCGACATCTTCCGGGAGGCGACCCGATGA
- a CDS encoding response regulator transcription factor, which produces MTDTGTPMRILLVDDQDLVRAGFRMILSVEPDIEVVGEAADGERAVQLANELRPDVVLMDVQMPGLDGIAATQRIVDAGAGKVIILTTFDRDDYLFESLGAGASGFLLKNTAPEDLVEAIQVVHSGHALLAPEVTRRVIQRFAGGGERVYRPDLVADLTEREREVLGLIARGLTNTEIARQLFVGEATVKTHVSRVLLKLGLRDRVQAVVFAYECGLVIPGDDGATNSDARG; this is translated from the coding sequence GTGACAGACACTGGTACGCCGATGCGGATCCTGCTCGTCGACGACCAGGACCTTGTTCGGGCCGGCTTCCGGATGATCCTCTCGGTCGAACCCGATATCGAGGTGGTCGGCGAGGCGGCGGACGGCGAACGCGCGGTCCAGCTCGCCAACGAGTTGCGCCCCGACGTCGTACTGATGGATGTCCAGATGCCCGGGCTCGACGGCATCGCCGCCACCCAGCGCATCGTCGACGCGGGCGCGGGCAAGGTCATCATCCTGACCACGTTCGACCGCGACGACTACCTGTTCGAGTCACTCGGCGCGGGCGCGAGCGGGTTCCTGCTCAAGAACACCGCGCCCGAGGACCTGGTCGAGGCCATCCAGGTGGTGCATTCCGGCCATGCCCTGCTCGCGCCGGAGGTGACCCGCCGGGTGATCCAGCGCTTTGCCGGTGGCGGCGAGCGGGTCTACCGGCCGGACCTGGTCGCCGATCTGACCGAGCGGGAGCGCGAGGTGCTCGGCCTGATCGCGCGCGGTCTGACCAACACCGAGATCGCCCGCCAGCTGTTCGTGGGGGAGGCGACGGTCAAGACGCACGTGTCTCGCGTGCTGCTCAAGCTCGGTCTGCGTGATCGGGTCCAGGCGGTGGTCTTCGCGTACGAGTGCGGCCTGGTCATCCCCGGCGACGACGGCGCCACCAATTCCGACGCCCGCGGCTAA
- a CDS encoding sensor histidine kinase, producing MSTSPPVSLASAEPARTSAWRRPGPSQAAARTDIGLGLGLAVAGVLAAELLRSASPEPIDMGAGGVEGYFLSAVVPLALCVRRRFPLLTLLATSVLFFIVGERLPMIAGANLVTQVSLFMAIYTGAAWAQDRKRFQIAIIVVVVGMFIWLAYGFYEALKSDEIQGSAAKGLLSPYVAYVILNICINVAYFVGAWLWGLTAWRTARQHDELQRQAVELAEQQQANARRAVIDERLRISRELHDVVAHHISSIGVQAGGARRVMETDPEAAKGALSVIEDSSRTAVNEMRQLLGMLRAADPDLDEEVGTPSIKAPQANVDRLPALVADASGDQLSVGFHRIGTPVKLPETVSVSVYRIVQEALTNVRRHSTARTANVTLRYLDEGAVEIEVIDDGRPKHAPVGSRLGHVGIRERVALLGGESEIGPRSVGGFRVRARFPVKEQQL from the coding sequence GTGTCTACAAGTCCTCCCGTCAGCCTGGCTTCGGCGGAACCAGCGCGTACGTCGGCCTGGCGCCGCCCAGGCCCGTCGCAGGCCGCCGCACGAACCGATATCGGGCTAGGCCTGGGTCTGGCGGTCGCGGGGGTCCTTGCGGCGGAACTCCTCCGCAGCGCCTCGCCTGAGCCGATCGACATGGGTGCGGGCGGTGTCGAGGGCTACTTCCTCAGTGCTGTCGTACCGCTGGCGCTGTGCGTCCGGCGGCGTTTCCCGCTCCTGACGCTGCTCGCGACTTCTGTGCTGTTCTTCATCGTGGGAGAGCGTCTGCCGATGATCGCCGGGGCCAACCTTGTGACCCAGGTCTCACTGTTCATGGCCATCTACACGGGGGCCGCGTGGGCCCAGGACCGCAAGCGGTTCCAGATCGCGATCATCGTCGTAGTGGTCGGCATGTTCATCTGGCTGGCCTACGGCTTTTACGAGGCGCTGAAGAGCGACGAGATCCAAGGGTCGGCCGCGAAGGGCCTATTGTCGCCGTACGTCGCGTACGTGATCCTCAACATCTGTATCAACGTCGCGTACTTCGTCGGCGCGTGGTTGTGGGGTCTGACCGCTTGGCGCACTGCCCGGCAACACGACGAGCTGCAGCGACAGGCGGTTGAACTGGCTGAGCAGCAACAAGCCAACGCTCGCCGCGCTGTGATCGACGAGCGTCTACGGATCTCCCGAGAGCTGCACGACGTAGTGGCGCACCACATCAGCAGCATCGGCGTACAGGCCGGGGGAGCGCGCCGGGTGATGGAGACCGACCCGGAGGCGGCCAAGGGCGCACTGAGCGTCATAGAGGACTCAAGCCGTACGGCGGTCAACGAGATGCGGCAGCTACTCGGAATGCTTCGTGCGGCCGATCCCGACTTGGACGAGGAAGTCGGGACTCCGTCGATCAAGGCGCCTCAGGCGAACGTGGACCGCCTACCGGCGCTAGTGGCGGACGCAAGTGGTGACCAGTTGTCTGTCGGCTTCCACCGGATCGGGACGCCGGTGAAGCTGCCCGAGACCGTGTCGGTATCGGTCTACCGGATCGTGCAGGAGGCGCTCACGAACGTCCGGCGGCACTCGACCGCCCGGACCGCGAACGTGACCCTGCGCTATCTGGACGAGGGCGCGGTCGAGATCGAGGTGATCGACGACGGCCGGCCCAAGCACGCGCCGGTCGGCAGCCGCCTCGGCCACGTCGGTATCCGCGAGCGGGTGGCCCTGCTCGGCGGCGAGAGTGAGATTGGTCCACGGTCGGTCGGTGGGTTCCGGGTTCGCGCCCGGTTCCCGGTGAAGGAGCAGCAGCTGTGA
- the lipA gene encoding lipoyl synthase: MTIAPEGRKLLRLEVRNAETPIERKPEWIKTRAKMGPEYQKLQKLVKDEELHTVCQEAGCPNIFECWEDREATFLIGGDQCTRRCDFCQIDTGKPEALDRDEPRRVAESVVKMGLRYATVTGVARDDLEDGGAWLYAETIRQIHALNPGTGVEMLAPDFNAVPEQLAEVFSSRPEVFAHNVETVPRIFRRIRPGFRYERSLDVITQARDYGLVTKSNLILGMGETREEVSQALADLHGAGCEIITITQYLRPSLRHHPVERWVRPEEFVEMQAEAEAIGFAGVMSGPLVRSSYRAGRLYRQAVESRMTANS; encoded by the coding sequence GTGACGATCGCCCCAGAAGGACGGAAGCTGCTCAGACTCGAAGTGCGCAACGCGGAGACCCCGATCGAGCGCAAACCCGAGTGGATCAAGACGCGCGCCAAGATGGGCCCTGAGTACCAGAAGCTGCAGAAACTCGTGAAGGACGAGGAGCTGCACACGGTGTGCCAGGAGGCCGGCTGTCCCAACATCTTCGAATGCTGGGAAGACCGCGAGGCCACCTTCCTCATCGGTGGTGACCAGTGCACCCGGCGCTGCGACTTCTGCCAGATCGACACCGGCAAGCCCGAGGCCCTGGACCGCGACGAGCCGCGCCGTGTGGCCGAGTCCGTCGTGAAGATGGGCCTGCGGTACGCCACCGTCACCGGCGTGGCCCGCGACGACCTCGAGGACGGCGGCGCCTGGCTGTACGCCGAGACGATTCGCCAGATCCACGCGCTCAACCCGGGCACCGGCGTCGAGATGCTCGCGCCCGACTTCAACGCCGTACCGGAGCAGCTGGCCGAGGTGTTCTCCTCCCGGCCGGAGGTGTTCGCGCACAACGTCGAGACCGTGCCGCGCATCTTCCGCCGGATCCGCCCGGGCTTCCGCTACGAGCGTTCGCTGGACGTCATCACCCAGGCCCGCGACTACGGCCTGGTCACCAAGTCGAACCTGATCCTCGGTATGGGCGAGACCCGCGAGGAGGTCAGCCAGGCGCTGGCCGACCTGCACGGAGCGGGTTGCGAGATCATCACGATCACCCAGTACCTGCGCCCGTCGCTGCGGCACCACCCGGTCGAGCGCTGGGTCCGGCCCGAGGAGTTCGTCGAGATGCAGGCCGAGGCGGAGGCGATCGGTTTCGCCGGTGTGATGTCCGGACCGCTGGTCCGTTCGTCTTACCGGGCCGGTCGGCTGTACCGTCAGGCGGTGGAGTCGCGGATGACCGCGAACTCCTGA
- a CDS encoding DUF4191 domain-containing protein: MAKKDAASEKKQGRLKQIRSAYQLTKKSDPKIGLILAGIFIAVVAVFVAVGLLVGPWFVWIGLGVPLALLATTVVFGRRVEKAAYSQIEGQTGAAASALQTLRRGWTVTPAIAVTKNADIVHRVVGRPGIILVGEGQPSRLKNLLTAERKKHVRVAGGAPVIEIVAGDGEGEIGIRKLSKHVMKLPAALQPSEITDLLQRLKALDAVRPQVPMPKGPMPSNLKGARQAMKGR, encoded by the coding sequence ATGGCGAAGAAAGACGCAGCCTCCGAGAAGAAGCAGGGCCGGCTCAAGCAGATCCGGTCGGCCTACCAGTTGACCAAGAAGTCCGACCCGAAGATCGGGCTGATCCTGGCCGGCATCTTCATCGCGGTGGTCGCCGTGTTCGTCGCGGTCGGTCTGCTGGTCGGTCCCTGGTTCGTGTGGATCGGTCTCGGCGTCCCGCTGGCGCTGCTCGCCACCACGGTCGTGTTCGGCCGCCGGGTCGAGAAGGCGGCGTACAGCCAGATCGAGGGCCAGACCGGCGCCGCGGCGTCCGCGCTGCAGACCCTGCGCCGCGGCTGGACCGTCACCCCGGCCATCGCCGTCACCAAGAACGCGGACATCGTGCACCGCGTGGTCGGCCGGCCCGGCATCATCCTGGTCGGCGAAGGCCAGCCCAGCCGGTTGAAGAACCTGCTCACCGCCGAGCGCAAGAAGCACGTGCGCGTGGCCGGTGGCGCCCCGGTGATCGAGATCGTGGCCGGTGACGGCGAAGGCGAGATCGGCATCCGCAAACTGTCGAAGCACGTGATGAAGCTGCCGGCCGCCCTGCAGCCCTCCGAGATCACCGACCTGCTGCAGCGGCTCAAGGCGCTCGACGCGGTCCGTCCGCAGGTGCCGATGCCCAAGGGGCCGATGCCGTCCAACCTCAAGGGTGCGCGGCAAGCCATGAAGGGCCGCTGA